A window of Roseobacter fucihabitans genomic DNA:
AGTTCTCCTTCTGATCGCTTCCGGGCGTATGCGCATCGATAAAGGCGGTTTTGCAGGGCATCAGATCGCCGTATCGCACGATCCGTTTTTCCATTTCGGCAGGTGTCATGTCGTCTCTCTTTCCAGTCTCTTCGCGCGCCAGCAGTGTTGCGAACGCGCGCTCATCCCGTGTGCAGCAAGATCTGTTTCCAGATCGTGGTTTCATCAAAAATCACATATTCCCGGCGCAGGCCCCAGGGCCCGAATTCCGCGTGACAGATGCCAAGCAGATAGATATCGGTCCCCGTGGGCGCACCGAACCGGCCCCACCCGCTGTGTTTGCCCGTGAGCGACCAGCGCAGCGCCGCACGCGGCGGCATCAAGGGATCATCGCGCCCGATCTGGTGGTCGATCTGAAATGTGGCATCGGGAAAAGACGCGCGCAGACCCATCCAGAATTGATCGACATCGCCGTGGCTGTGCCCGGTCATCCCGCCGGGGTATTCCACCTGCACCGCGCGGTCATATTCCAACGGGATCGCCGCCATATCCGCGCCCATGATACGGGTGATGATATCGGCGTATTTGGCACCCCATGCGTTGTCATTGCCGCGCCCTTTATAGGGTCCGGGCTGGTCCGTCGCGGGGTTTAGGGGCTGCGCGCAAGCCTCCGGGCCGCCTTCGCGCTCGATCAGGTCGGCGGCATAGGCCTTGGGCTCCCAGCCCAGTTGCCGCACAATCGCGCCCTGATCACGGATCAGCCATTCATCGTTGATCTGATTGTTGATCGCATGGCAATCCGCCATGATCCGATAGGTCAACCGTTTGCCCGTCGCCTGACCGTACACGCCGTCATGCATATGGGTCGCGGTGCTGAGCAGACGGTGGGAGGATAACATCCCCTCCTCCGGCGTGCCGGACCAGATCACATCCTCGCCCATGAGCGTGCGGTCGGGGAATTCGGCAAGCGTGGCCATGGTCGCGCCGATGACGTTTTGATTGCCGATGACGACCGAGGCCGGGGAACGCACCACGATATCGTCAGAATAATACTGGTGCAGGGTCGCGATACCGCGATCTTCCCAGATCTCGCGTGTGATCCCGATGATGTAATCGGGGAAATCCTTGAATTTCGGATCGAAGCCTTGCATGGCGGGCTACCTTTTTGGTTTGCGGGCAGAGCTGCGGATAATCAACGGACCATCAAGCGTGATCCGGCGGGGGGCGGCATCCTCATCGGACAAGCGCGCCAGAAGAGCGGCGACGGTGGCGGCCACCATTTGGTTTGCGGGCTGTCGAACGGTCGTCAGATCATAGCTGGGCCAATGGGACAGCGTCACGTCATCATACCCGACAACCGACACATCCTGCGGCACGCGCAAACCCAACTCATAACGCAACACATCCATCACGGCGAAGGCCATGTGGTCATTGGCCACGAATACCGCATCGGGGCGTTCCGGGGCGACGAACATTTCGCGGGCGGCGTTCTTCGCGGTCTCAAAATTGAAATTGCCGACACCGCGCGCAAACAGCCTGTGACCGGCTGCCTTTAGCCCGGCCATAAAACCGGCCTCGCGGTCAATCTGGGTCGAGGCCCCTTCCCAGCCCGCGATATGGGCGATGCGTTCATGCCCGCCCGCAATCAGGAAGTCCGCCAGCTTGCGCCCGCCCGCGACATTGTCCGATGTGACACTTGTCAGCCGTTCGTCATATTGGTGCCGGTTGAACAAGACGATGGGGATGCCGAGCCCCTCGCAGCGTTTCGTCAGATCATTGGACAGGCCCACCGAGGCCGCAATGATCGCGTCCACCTGATAATCGAGCAATTCGTCGATCACTGTCTGGGTCGCCGCGTGATCATTGGAGGCCATGAAGACCAGCACGTGATACCCTTCGGCTTGCAAGGCCTTGGAGAGGCGTTCAATGGCTTCGGGGTAGAACTGGTTCTCCAGATAGGCGACCACAAGGCCGATGATCCGGCTGCGCCCGGTGATCAGCGAGCGCGCCAGCACGTTGGGGCGATACCCCAGCGCCGCCGCCGCCTTGCGCACCTTGGCGGCCGTGGTTTTACTGACCGAGGCACCGGGGGTGAACACGCGGCTGACTGCCGAGCGGCTGACGCCTGCTTTTTCGGCCACGTCCAGTGAGGTCACCTTGCCCATCATCCCGCTGTCCAGCCGCCGTCGATCTTCAGCGATGTTCCGGTGATCATCCCCGAGGCATCCGAGGCCAGAAACAGCGCCGCCCCCATGATGTCCTCGACCTCGCCGACACGCGGCAATTTGATCTTCTCCATGATCCAGGCCAGCCGCTCAGGGTTGTTGAAAGTCACCGCAGACAATGGCGTGCGAATGAACGTCGGGCAGATGGTATTGATGCGGATGCCGGATTTGCCCCACTCGATGGCCATTGATTTGATCATACCTTCAAGCGCGTGTTTGGAGGCGCAATAGACCGCGCGATCAATGCCGCCGACATGGCCCATCTGGCTGGAAATGTGAATGATCGAGCCGGATTTTCCCGCCGCCATCAAGGCTTTGGCCGCATGGGCCGACAGGAAATAGGCCCCGCGCAGATTGACACCCATCACCGCATCGAAGTCTTCTGGCGTGGTCTCGATGGCGGGCGCATGGCGGGCGAGACCGGCCGAGTTGATGACGATATCAAACGGCTGCTCGAAGGCGGCGGGCAAGGCACCAGGATCCGCCTGATCCAGCGGCATCGCCTCCGCGGACCAGCCTTGAGCGGTCATTGCGCTCACGGAGGCCTCTAAAACATCCACGCGGCGCGCCGCACAAACCACATGCGCGCCCGCCTCGGCCAGCGCCACCGCACAGCCCAGACCGATGCCCGAGGACGCCCCCGTCACCAAGGCACGTTTGCCCTTCAGATCGAAAGTCGGTGTTCTTGGCAAATCCATTACAGAACCCTCCCCGTTTCGGGATCAAACCCAGCGCGGGCCTTGTTGAACTCGCGCAGACGCGCGAACACATCCACCCCGATCTGATCATACATGTGCAACAGGTCCACCAGCACCCAGTTTTCGCGGATCAGCCCGTTTTCGAGGCGCCAGAAATCCAAGGAGCGCATGGCGATCTTCTTGCCAGTCGGTGCGATGCCAAGCCACCCGCCGTGGGTTATGGATTGATACATGTCCGGCCAACCGGTGACGGCGGCGTAATTATGATCACCAAAGAAGTGGTATTCGATCTCATCCACACATTGCCCCCGATCCGGCATCCCGTTGAGAAACGGGATCTGGTGCCATTTACGAAACCCTTCGATGCCGCGCCCGGTACCAATGCCCGACGGTCCATACCAGCTCATGCGCGGATGCCAGAAGCGCTCCATCTCCATGACCTCCGCGCCACCTTGCGAGGGGTGGCGTTTGAGATGTTCCAGCATATCGATGATGTGCTCGCAAGTGGCGCGCCCTGCGGCATCGTCATAAGGCGCGGTAATGATACCGTCACAGGTGGCCGGTCCGGGGATATGCCATTCGCGCCCCAGGCTTGGGGTCATGGGCCAGGCGCGCGCCTGCATCATCACCTCGGGGATGTCCCAGAGCGCCTGCATCTCGACGAGCTTGCCGTCTTCGATCCGGTAAAACTCGTGAAACCGCATATGCGCGGCGTGACCGGTCGGGGGGATGTCGAGCCACGGTCCGGTGAATGTTCCAAGGTAAAACCCGCCGCATCCCACCCAATTCGCCCCTTCAGGCGTGGGTCCGGCCATGACGATGTGATCACGCCGTTCCAGATCTGGAAAGGCGCGTTCCAGCGGCGCGTAGACCCGGTCGACATAGGCATCCACTCCTTTGATGGTCTCAAAGGGAAAGGCGAGGTGAAACACCACCTCGGGGGCGCAAATATCATGCAGAACCACGCGTAGCTTGGCGAGGTCGAAGTCATACATCGCCGCCCGCAACGGCGCGATGCGCTCTTTCAGGTTTGAATAATGGTCCATGTCTTCTTTTGGCTCAAATACTCCGGGGGAGATGCCCTCCGGGCATCGGGGGCAGCGCCCCTACTCCGCTGCTTCTTGTGCCGGCGCGCCTGTCCCATAGGGGACGTTGATCCCGCCATAGCGTCTGACCCGCAGGTTGCATTGTTCCGCGTGGCCAACGAAGCCTTCGAGCATGCAAAGCCGCGAGCCATAGGCCCCGATTTCCGCCGCCGCCTCATCGGTCAGAATTTTCTGATAGCTGTGGGTTTTGAGGAATTTCCCGACCCAAAGCCCGCCGGTATAGCGCCCGGCCTTCTTGGTGGGGAGCGTGTGGTTCGTGCCGATCACCTTGTCACCATTCGCCACATTGGTGCGCGCCCCAAGAAACAGCGCGCCGTAACAGGTCATCTTCTCCAGAAACCAGTCATCGCGGTCGGTCATGACCTGCACGTGCTCAGAGGCGATGTCATCGGCAACAGTCAGCATCTCGTCATAGGTGTCACAGAGGATCACCTCTCCGTAATCTTCCCAGCTGACCTTCGCGGTATCCGCCGTCGGCAGGATTTCGAGGATACGGTCGATTTCCGTGAGCGTCGTATCCGCCAATTTGCGCGAGTTGGTGAGCAAGACAGCCGGGGAATTATACCCATGCTCCGCCTGCCCTAACAGGTCGGTGGCACAGATTTCAGCGTCCACCGTGTCATCCGCGATCACCATGGTTTCTGTCGGGCCCGCAAACAGATCAATGCCCACGCGCCCGAACAATTGCCGCTTGGCCTCAGCGACATAGGCGTTGCCCGGCCCTACGATCATATGCACCGGCTCGATTGTATCCGTGCCGATGGCCATCGCGCCAACGGCCTGAATACCGCCCATGACGTAGATCTCATGCGCGCCCCCCAGATGCATCGCGGCGATCACGGCTGGGTTCGGCTTGCCCTTGAAGGGCGGCGTGCAAGCGATGATGCGCGGCACTTTGGCGACGCTGGCGGTGGCCACTGACATATGTGCGCTGGCCACCATCGGGAATTTGCCGCCTGGCACATAACAGCCGACCGATTGCACCGGAATATTTTTATGTCCGAGGATCACGCCGGGCATGGTTTCGACCTCGATGTCGAGCATGCTGTCGCGTTGGGCCTGAGCGAAATTACGCACCTGTTCCTGCGCAAAGCGAATGTCCGCCATCTCGCGCGGGGTTAGCTGTGCCATCAGCTCATCGATCTCTGCCGCGCTGAGCTTGAAAGAGGGCGGGGAATAGGCGTCGAATTTCTCTGACAATTCCCGCACAGCCGCATCCCCGCGCGCCTCAATATCCGCCAGTATCGCTTCGACCGAAGCACGCGTCTTGGCATCATCATCGGCGCGTTCAGACGCAGGTTTGCCGGTTTTCAAATACTCAATGGTCACTTTGCAAACTCCTTATTGCTCAGGGCGTGGTGGCGTTTTTTCGCCCCGGTCAAAGGCCTCCCAGCCCTCCCCCTGAAAGACATCGCGACCCAGTTGGGCCAATACATGCGGGAAATCGACCATCACCCAATTGTCGGTAATGCGTCCTTCCTCGACCTTCCAGAAATCCATATAAAGGATTTCGATACGTTTGCCGGTGGGGGCGATCCCCATGAATTCACCGGCATGGGTCGCCTCCTGCCGTCCGAAAGCCGCCGCCCATTCGCCCATGTAAAGGCGTGCTTCATCAACACAAACCTTGTCCGAAAACGCCGCCTGAAACGGGCGTTGCCAGTTGTCTTGGAACTCTTGCACGCCGGTTTTGCGGCCACAGCCCTGGTTGCCCATCCAGCGGAAGCTTTCGGCAAAAAACGCGCCAATGTCGTCGATACGGTGATCGTTCAACCCATCCACCATGCCCTCGATGACAGCACGGGTTTGATCGGTCTTGCTCATATCCGTGTCGCGGGTCAGGGTGGCTTGCTCGGGGCGGGATCCCTTCATGATGGTATCACTCCAAAAGTGCATATTTGAGGAACAATGAAGAACAGGTCATCCTTTGACTGCGCCTGCCGTTAGTCCGGAGACGATCTGGCGTTGGAACACCATGACCAGGAGGAACAGGGGAGCGGTGATCGAGACCGCCGCGGCCACCGCTTCGACCTGATCCGTGGTGGTAGTTTCGCGGTTGAAATACCCCGCAATGGCCGGGACCATCGTCTGGTTTTGCGCATCCAGCAGCAGAGAGGTGACGAGGAAATCATTGTAGCCCAGAAGGAAGCTGAACAGACCCGTGGTGATGACGCCCGGCCACATCACCGGCATGATCACCCGGCGAAAGGCCTGGAAATGGCTACATCCATCCACGCGGGCGGCCTCATCAAGTTCGGCGGGGATGTTCTGAAAAAACGAGCGCAGCATCCAGATGGTGAAGGGCTGGTTGATCGAGACCAACACCGCGATGACGGCCCAGGGTTGACCGTAGAGCGTTGGGGCACCGTCGCCAAAGAAGGGGCGCAGGATTTCCGAAGAGTTGATGAAAACCGGCAGGTATCCGGCCACAAGAACGGAGTGTGGCAAGGCGCGGAACACAAGCGCGAGGATCAGCAGCCAGAACGCCAGGTCAGAGCCGGAGCGGGCCAGACCGTAGCCCGCCAATGTCCCGACGGTCAGGGAGATAGTAACAACGCCCGCCGTGACCAGCATGGAATTCAGGAAGTTGCGGTAGAATTCGTTTTCGCCCCAGACCGCCACGTAATGTTGCGTTGTCAGCCCCAGCACGGGGGTCCCCAGCGGGCCAAGGAGGCTGTTCAGCGCACCAAGGATCAGCGGCAGAAGGCCAAAGAAGATCAAGACAAAAGCGACCGCATAGAGTACCGCACCAAAGACCCATCCGAGGATTATCAGGCTCGGCGGGCTGAATTTTTGCACAAGTGCTGGTAATTTGGTGAAGGTCCAGCGGATGGCGAAGAATATCACCATAAGACCGAGGGCAATGTCGATCACCGACAACCCATCGCCTCCGGCGCGCGTGGCGGGGCCAAAGATCACATCCCAAGGGCTCGCGGCGAATGCGTCCACGGGGGATTTAAAGCTCATCACCGCGATCCAGAAGATCGGGAAGGCCGCGAGTACACACCAGAAGGCGAGAAAGGCACCCGAGGAAAGACGCAGTGCGAGCGATTGCTGCATGGCTTTGGAGGTGGACATCAGTGTGCGCTCCCTTTGTGGTCACGCCAGGTGCGGCGCAGTGGCAGGATCAGCAAAAATACGATCCCGATCATCGTTAGCATAGCCGAGGCCGAAGCGCGGCTGATCGCGCGGTTGCCTGCATCATCCGGTGTCATGAAATCATAGGTCAGCCATTGCAGCGAGATCACATGCGCCTGACTGCGGAAGCCGACGATCTCCTCGAACACGCGGTAACAATCCATCAGGTGGATCAGCGCGATGAATACAATGAGCGGCATCAGATGCGGTATGATGACATGGCGCAGGCGCTCCCAGCGGCTGGCCCCATCGATCACCGCGGATTCCAGCGTGTCCATATTCACGGTTTGCAAACCCGCGTAGAAGATCACAAAAGCAAAAGGAGCGACGTGCCAGACCCGGTAGAAATACATCAGTAGTTCGATGGTCCAGGCCTGGGCGAACATGGAGATATTCGTGCCCGTCCAACGCTCCATCATGGCGGTCAGGATACCGTCACCCACAAACAGCCAGTAGATTGAGAGCGACCCGATCACCGGCGTGAT
This region includes:
- the hisD gene encoding histidinol dehydrogenase, with protein sequence MTIEYLKTGKPASERADDDAKTRASVEAILADIEARGDAAVRELSEKFDAYSPPSFKLSAAEIDELMAQLTPREMADIRFAQEQVRNFAQAQRDSMLDIEVETMPGVILGHKNIPVQSVGCYVPGGKFPMVASAHMSVATASVAKVPRIIACTPPFKGKPNPAVIAAMHLGGAHEIYVMGGIQAVGAMAIGTDTIEPVHMIVGPGNAYVAEAKRQLFGRVGIDLFAGPTETMVIADDTVDAEICATDLLGQAEHGYNSPAVLLTNSRKLADTTLTEIDRILEILPTADTAKVSWEDYGEVILCDTYDEMLTVADDIASEHVQVMTDRDDWFLEKMTCYGALFLGARTNVANGDKVIGTNHTLPTKKAGRYTGGLWVGKFLKTHSYQKILTDEAAAEIGAYGSRLCMLEGFVGHAEQCNLRVRRYGGINVPYGTGAPAQEAAE
- a CDS encoding ester cyclase, whose amino-acid sequence is MKGSRPEQATLTRDTDMSKTDQTRAVIEGMVDGLNDHRIDDIGAFFAESFRWMGNQGCGRKTGVQEFQDNWQRPFQAAFSDKVCVDEARLYMGEWAAAFGRQEATHAGEFMGIAPTGKRIEILYMDFWKVEEGRITDNWVMVDFPHVLAQLGRDVFQGEGWEAFDRGEKTPPRPEQ
- a CDS encoding carbohydrate ABC transporter permease; the encoded protein is MKFKTFAAFVGPSVFMMLLFIAAPLVSVFIQSFQVTQPILERVEVETCTPGFLTQTCTTETKTIPVLDDNGKTMTQTAWVGLQSYRNVLQMDKFWEAVGNGSWNDIMQIDFWKALRFTLSFTLLTLPLVIGVGLAIALAVNNASRTIRGPVIFVSLLPFIITPVIGSLSIYWLFVGDGILTAMMERWTGTNISMFAQAWTIELLMYFYRVWHVAPFAFVIFYAGLQTVNMDTLESAVIDGASRWERLRHVIIPHLMPLIVFIALIHLMDCYRVFEEIVGFRSQAHVISLQWLTYDFMTPDDAGNRAISRASASAMLTMIGIVFLLILPLRRTWRDHKGSAH
- a CDS encoding LacI family DNA-binding transcriptional regulator, which gives rise to MGKVTSLDVAEKAGVSRSAVSRVFTPGASVSKTTAAKVRKAAAALGYRPNVLARSLITGRSRIIGLVVAYLENQFYPEAIERLSKALQAEGYHVLVFMASNDHAATQTVIDELLDYQVDAIIAASVGLSNDLTKRCEGLGIPIVLFNRHQYDERLTSVTSDNVAGGRKLADFLIAGGHERIAHIAGWEGASTQIDREAGFMAGLKAAGHRLFARGVGNFNFETAKNAAREMFVAPERPDAVFVANDHMAFAVMDVLRYELGLRVPQDVSVVGYDDVTLSHWPSYDLTTVRQPANQMVAATVAALLARLSDEDAAPRRITLDGPLIIRSSARKPKR
- a CDS encoding ester cyclase; amino-acid sequence: MQGFDPKFKDFPDYIIGITREIWEDRGIATLHQYYSDDIVVRSPASVVIGNQNVIGATMATLAEFPDRTLMGEDVIWSGTPEEGMLSSHRLLSTATHMHDGVYGQATGKRLTYRIMADCHAINNQINDEWLIRDQGAIVRQLGWEPKAYAADLIEREGGPEACAQPLNPATDQPGPYKGRGNDNAWGAKYADIITRIMGADMAAIPLEYDRAVQVEYPGGMTGHSHGDVDQFWMGLRASFPDATFQIDHQIGRDDPLMPPRAALRWSLTGKHSGWGRFGAPTGTDIYLLGICHAEFGPWGLRREYVIFDETTIWKQILLHTG
- a CDS encoding SDR family NAD(P)-dependent oxidoreductase — its product is MDLPRTPTFDLKGKRALVTGASSGIGLGCAVALAEAGAHVVCAARRVDVLEASVSAMTAQGWSAEAMPLDQADPGALPAAFEQPFDIVINSAGLARHAPAIETTPEDFDAVMGVNLRGAYFLSAHAAKALMAAGKSGSIIHISSQMGHVGGIDRAVYCASKHALEGMIKSMAIEWGKSGIRINTICPTFIRTPLSAVTFNNPERLAWIMEKIKLPRVGEVEDIMGAALFLASDASGMITGTSLKIDGGWTAG
- a CDS encoding ester cyclase, with the translated sequence MDHYSNLKERIAPLRAAMYDFDLAKLRVVLHDICAPEVVFHLAFPFETIKGVDAYVDRVYAPLERAFPDLERRDHIVMAGPTPEGANWVGCGGFYLGTFTGPWLDIPPTGHAAHMRFHEFYRIEDGKLVEMQALWDIPEVMMQARAWPMTPSLGREWHIPGPATCDGIITAPYDDAAGRATCEHIIDMLEHLKRHPSQGGAEVMEMERFWHPRMSWYGPSGIGTGRGIEGFRKWHQIPFLNGMPDRGQCVDEIEYHFFGDHNYAAVTGWPDMYQSITHGGWLGIAPTGKKIAMRSLDFWRLENGLIRENWVLVDLLHMYDQIGVDVFARLREFNKARAGFDPETGRVL
- a CDS encoding carbohydrate ABC transporter permease, with translation MSTSKAMQQSLALRLSSGAFLAFWCVLAAFPIFWIAVMSFKSPVDAFAASPWDVIFGPATRAGGDGLSVIDIALGLMVIFFAIRWTFTKLPALVQKFSPPSLIILGWVFGAVLYAVAFVLIFFGLLPLILGALNSLLGPLGTPVLGLTTQHYVAVWGENEFYRNFLNSMLVTAGVVTISLTVGTLAGYGLARSGSDLAFWLLILALVFRALPHSVLVAGYLPVFINSSEILRPFFGDGAPTLYGQPWAVIAVLVSINQPFTIWMLRSFFQNIPAELDEAARVDGCSHFQAFRRVIMPVMWPGVITTGLFSFLLGYNDFLVTSLLLDAQNQTMVPAIAGYFNRETTTTDQVEAVAAAVSITAPLFLLVMVFQRQIVSGLTAGAVKG